Proteins from a genomic interval of Bradyrhizobium sp. CCBAU 53340:
- a CDS encoding c-type cytochrome — MRMRRNHLGIGNSRNRAIAGLVACAAAMIAPLAHADEVQPFRLCADPTNLPFSSDSPSQPGFYVEIGQALAQALGRPIAFDWYKSYFGKRTVRVTLLGKQCDAMIGLPRSEDFMGPAVIFSNTFAKEGYALVAAKGQAIGGIDGLKGKRVAVQFASTPQNLLASRDDVQKVTVLSPEEGMQALEQGKVDVAFIWGPVAGWLNKTSYNDRYQIQLTEGEGLSWDAAIGFAKTSTELRDRVDAVLPQLEKTIGKLAVKYGLPTGQPVRFGAARAAPAGTTTGTGTGPAVVQIANVVATETKGDASAPNAEAVGAGKEIFNGTCAHCHGPDAIQSERKIDLRLLRHRYGDDMRDTFWKTVHEGRPSKGMPAWKEVFTDEQFDSIYSFLLTVQAESND; from the coding sequence ATGAGGATGCGCCGGAATCATCTTGGAATCGGCAACAGCCGAAATCGCGCCATCGCCGGACTTGTTGCGTGCGCCGCTGCGATGATCGCTCCCCTCGCTCACGCGGACGAGGTGCAGCCGTTCCGCCTCTGCGCCGATCCTACCAACCTGCCGTTCTCGAGCGACAGCCCCTCGCAGCCGGGGTTCTATGTCGAGATCGGACAGGCGCTGGCGCAGGCGCTCGGCCGTCCCATCGCCTTTGACTGGTACAAATCCTATTTCGGCAAGCGGACCGTGCGCGTCACGCTGCTCGGCAAGCAATGCGACGCCATGATCGGACTGCCGCGCTCCGAGGATTTCATGGGACCGGCCGTGATCTTCTCCAACACCTTCGCAAAGGAGGGTTATGCGCTGGTGGCGGCGAAGGGACAGGCGATCGGCGGCATCGACGGCCTCAAGGGCAAGCGCGTCGCGGTGCAGTTCGCCAGCACGCCGCAAAACCTGCTCGCGAGCCGCGACGATGTCCAGAAGGTGACCGTGCTGTCGCCGGAGGAGGGCATGCAGGCGCTCGAGCAGGGCAAGGTGGACGTCGCCTTCATCTGGGGACCTGTCGCCGGCTGGCTGAACAAGACCAGCTACAATGATCGCTATCAGATTCAGCTGACCGAAGGCGAAGGTCTGTCATGGGATGCCGCCATCGGATTTGCGAAGACGTCGACCGAGCTCCGGGATCGTGTCGATGCCGTCTTGCCGCAGCTTGAGAAGACGATCGGCAAGCTTGCGGTGAAGTACGGCTTGCCGACAGGGCAGCCGGTGCGCTTCGGCGCGGCCCGGGCAGCGCCGGCGGGAACAACGACGGGGACGGGAACGGGGCCCGCCGTGGTGCAGATCGCCAACGTGGTGGCGACCGAGACCAAGGGCGATGCGTCTGCGCCAAATGCGGAGGCCGTCGGGGCAGGCAAGGAGATCTTCAACGGCACCTGCGCGCATTGTCACGGTCCCGACGCGATCCAGAGCGAGCGGAAGATCGACCTCCGGCTCCTGCGTCACCGCTACGGCGACGACATGCGCGACACGTTCTGGAAGACCGTGCATGAAGGCCGGCCGTCCAAGGGCATGCCGGCCTGGAAGGAAGTGTTCACCGACGAACAGTTCGACAGCATCTATTCCTTCTTGCTGACGGTTCAGGCCGAATCGAACGACTGA
- a CDS encoding response regulator transcription factor — protein MTSFLIIDDHPLFREALGNAVRLALPEARILEAMSIEDALHILSAEQGIDLALLDLSLPDATGFSGFLRLRETHPRLPVAIVSSEEDQHVVREALALGAAGYLPKSTSKRELAQSIEGVLSGSVSVPKDFVVAPHRRRADGNKALEVKLRELTGQQLRVLDLLRRGFPNRQIAQELRLAESTVKAHITEILRKLGLFSRNKAIVEIGKMDLPDPKSRPNARVDRGRPQ, from the coding sequence ATGACCAGCTTCCTGATCATCGATGATCATCCGCTGTTTCGCGAGGCGCTCGGCAATGCGGTGCGTCTGGCCTTGCCGGAGGCGCGGATCCTCGAGGCGATGTCGATCGAGGACGCCCTGCATATCCTCTCGGCCGAACAGGGTATCGACCTCGCGCTGCTCGACCTCTCACTGCCGGATGCGACCGGATTCTCCGGCTTCCTCCGCCTGCGTGAGACCCATCCGCGCCTGCCTGTCGCCATCGTGTCAAGCGAGGAGGACCAGCACGTGGTCCGCGAAGCGCTGGCGCTGGGCGCCGCGGGGTACCTGCCCAAGTCGACCTCCAAGCGCGAACTGGCGCAGTCGATCGAGGGCGTGCTCAGCGGATCGGTGTCGGTGCCGAAGGATTTTGTCGTCGCACCGCACCGACGACGGGCCGATGGCAACAAGGCGCTCGAGGTCAAGTTGCGCGAGCTCACGGGGCAGCAGCTTCGCGTGCTCGACCTGCTGCGTCGCGGTTTTCCGAACCGGCAGATCGCCCAGGAGCTTCGGCTCGCGGAATCCACGGTCAAGGCGCACATCACCGAGATCCTGCGCAAGCTCGGCCTGTTCAGCCGGAACAAGGCAATCGTCGAGATCGGCAAGATGGACCTGCCCGATCCCAAGAGCCGACCCAATGCGCGCGTCGATCGCGGGAGGCCGCAATAA
- a CDS encoding response regulator transcription factor: MTRFLIVEDHPLFREALEGALQLATPEAVILQATSIDGALGLLSSTDGIDLVLLDLSMPGTTGLSGIIRIRKAFPRIPVIIVSGYQDPQIIGSALSLGVSGYILKSSSKRELAQAISEVLRGSICLPDAYRGLARPPRSGGPAQELLKRLHDLTSQQLRVLEMLQRGLQNKQIAYELKISETTVKVHVSDILRKLNVMSRTKAIVEMSRIDFVTLAAEGSASRRECAQSDQP, from the coding sequence GTGACACGATTTCTCATTGTCGAAGATCATCCGCTGTTTCGCGAAGCCCTGGAAGGCGCCCTGCAACTGGCGACGCCCGAGGCTGTCATCCTGCAGGCCACCTCGATTGACGGCGCGCTCGGCCTGCTGTCGTCGACAGACGGAATTGACCTCGTCCTTCTCGACCTTTCGATGCCGGGGACGACAGGCCTGTCGGGGATCATCCGCATCAGGAAGGCGTTTCCGCGGATTCCGGTCATCATCGTATCCGGGTACCAGGATCCGCAAATCATCGGCAGCGCATTATCGCTCGGCGTATCCGGCTACATCCTCAAATCCTCTTCGAAACGAGAGCTTGCGCAGGCGATCAGTGAGGTCTTGCGCGGCTCGATCTGCCTGCCGGATGCGTATCGCGGTTTGGCGCGGCCACCGCGGTCCGGAGGCCCCGCCCAGGAGCTGTTGAAGCGCCTGCACGACCTGACGTCGCAGCAATTGCGCGTCCTGGAAATGCTCCAGCGTGGCCTTCAGAACAAGCAGATCGCCTATGAGCTGAAGATTTCGGAGACCACCGTGAAGGTCCACGTCTCCGACATCCTGCGCAAGCTCAACGTGATGAGCCGCACCAAAGCCATCGTCGAAATGTCCAGAATTGATTTCGTGACGCTGGCAGCCGAGGGCTCCGCGTCAAGGCGCGAGTGTGCCCAGTCGGATCAGCCTTGA